A genomic window from Deinococcus ruber includes:
- a CDS encoding DinB/UmuC family translesion DNA polymerase → MSYCKSLSKLASGQHKPDGLTVILPADADAVTAALPIEAFYGIGPKTAERLNALDVHTGQDLRRFSLQELQQRFGKVGQHYYNIVRGIDERPVDPSDDRKSVGSEDTFESDIRDLQLLQHTLADIAGRTAARLAHHHFAGRTITLKINFANFQQLTRQTTLPVALSTPEALHRVAVLLLTPALLQGRAVRLLGITVSALQDADQLPAQPALFQDV, encoded by the coding sequence GTGTCCTATTGCAAATCACTCAGCAAGTTAGCGAGCGGCCAGCACAAACCGGACGGCCTCACCGTCATTCTCCCAGCGGACGCCGATGCGGTCACTGCGGCGTTGCCCATCGAAGCCTTCTACGGCATCGGCCCGAAAACAGCCGAACGCCTCAACGCCCTGGACGTCCACACTGGACAGGATCTGCGACGTTTTTCGTTGCAGGAACTCCAGCAGCGCTTCGGCAAGGTCGGCCAGCACTACTACAACATCGTTCGGGGCATTGACGAGCGCCCTGTCGATCCCAGTGATGATCGCAAGAGTGTGGGCAGTGAGGACACCTTCGAATCAGACATCCGCGACCTCCAGCTGCTGCAGCACACGCTTGCCGACATCGCGGGCCGCACCGCCGCGCGACTCGCGCACCATCACTTCGCCGGCCGCACCATCACCCTCAAGATCAACTTCGCCAACTTCCAGCAACTCACCCGACAGACCACCCTACCCGTCGCGCTCAGCACACCTGAAGCGCTCCACCGGGTGGCCGTCCTGCTCCTCACGCCAGCACTCCTGCAGGGTCGGGCGGTCCGCCTGCTGGGCATCACCGTCAGCGCCCTGCAAGACGCCGATCAGCTTCCAGCGCAACCGGCTCTGTTTCAAGACGTCTGA
- a CDS encoding Y-family DNA polymerase produces MSGRKIVHVDMDAFFASVEIRDHPSLRGKPVAVAYHGPRSVVTTASYEARAFGVHSALPLRMALQRCPGLIVVEPRMVVYREVSQQIQQVFHTYTDLVEMMSVDEAFLYLTNPL; encoded by the coding sequence ATGTCCGGCCGCAAGATCGTCCACGTCGACATGGATGCCTTCTTCGCCAGCGTCGAGATCCGCGATCACCCCAGCCTCCGAGGCAAACCCGTCGCGGTCGCCTACCACGGCCCCAGGAGTGTCGTCACCACCGCCAGCTACGAAGCTCGCGCGTTCGGCGTCCATAGCGCGTTGCCACTCCGGATGGCGCTCCAGCGGTGCCCTGGGCTGATCGTGGTCGAACCCCGCATGGTGGTGTACCGCGAGGTCAGTCAGCAGATTCAGCAGGTCTTCCACACCTACACCGATCTGGTCGAGATGATGTCGGTCGACGAAGCCTTCCTGTACCTGACCAACCCCCTCTAA